The genomic region AGGTAATGCCGCAGGCCAGGAGCAAACGATTAATGTGCCCGGTCTCCCAGTGGGCGTGTGGAAACATGTGACCGTTACACTGACAGGCAACACGGGAATCATCTACGTGGATGGTGTAGAAGTCGGGCGGAATAACAATATGACGTTGAAACCGTCCAGTTTGGGTCAGACCAAGAATAACTATATTGGCAAATCACAATACCCTGATCCGTATTTTAACGGACTCATCGATGATTTCCGCATCTATAGCCGTGCACTGAGCGCAGCTGAAGTGGCAACCCTTGCATCTAGCACTTCGCTGGCCTTGAATGGGGAGGATGAAGCTGTTATCCTGCCGGATCTGAGTGAAGAGAACACACCTCAACTGGGCGTTAGTGAAGTGGAAAGTGTGGATGTGACGGCTGTGGTGGGTGAAATACCAACGTTACCTGCCGTTGTAACTGTGACGTACAGCGATGGTACAACAAATGACGTTGCAGTGGTCTGGAATGAGATAACGACTGAGCAATTAGCAACGGTGGGCACGTTCATGGTTGAAGGAGCCGTGGAGGGTACGGAACTGAAGGCGCAAGCGAACGTGACGATCATTGCTGCAACGGGAGAGGAGACAGTGGAGGGTGGAATTTAGATGGATGTAGCCGTTAATCGTAACGTAACAGGTACTAGGTAGCATCCCATATTCAACATCTGATAATATCATGCATTATTGCGGATTACACATGAAGAAGCGTCCGATTTGTCCGAAGATATGCGTTGCAGAGCAACGTGATCTCGACCTACCGGGCGCTTTTTGCTATACAATTTGGACAGACTTATAGCGACTTGGGTTTGTATTCGGTACCGGTAAATTTGTTGCGGAAGTTGGAGGGTGAGATGCCTTCTTTTTTGGAGAAGCAGGAAGAAAAGTAGGATACATGATTGAAGCCGATCTCCTCGGCAATGCGAGCGACGGACCAGGCGGTTTGCAGCAGCAGCTTTTTGGCCTGTTCTAGTCTGTAGTGTAGCAGATATTCCATCGGTGTCATGCCGTAGACCTTCAACATACTTCGGGCCAGATAGTTTGGGTGATAGTTGAGTTCCTTTTGCAGCAAAGGATTGGAGATCGGAAGTGAGTAGTTATGGCGGATATATAATTCAATCTTCTCAGCGATGCGAATGGCCGCTACATCGGACAGGGAGGATAGTCCACGATCCAGATGCTGCATGAAATGCTGAAAGCTCGCCTGTCGTTTCCAGTTTCGCATGGATTGTGGCTCCTGATCAAGCTGTGAAAAGTGTTCCAGCATCTCCATTTCCTTGGGTGAAATTCGCATATGTTTCGGGATGAAGATGGAGCATACATCGCAATGATTCAGATATGCGCTTTTCTTGTGTGTTTCAATGAGCTGGGCCTGATTCGCCAGACACTCATCCATATCGGAGGCTTCTTTCCAGCTGCCATAGGTTTGAAAATGAATCCAGAGTAGTTC from Paenibacillus sp. FSL R5-0341 harbors:
- a CDS encoding AraC family transcriptional regulator, which encodes MNFKYSNLFGGAGLDSPILHFITPPIPYFIDCGRAYYEAGEYHISRSDIGVFDLIVVTRGALAVNENGTEWRLQEGDALILMPDGHHYGSSACETETELLWIHFQTYGSWKEASDMDECLANQAQLIETHKKSAYLNHCDVCSIFIPKHMRISPKEMEMLEHFSQLDQEPQSMRNWKRQASFQHFMQHLDRGLSSLSDVAAIRIAEKIELYIRHNYSLPISNPLLQKELNYHPNYLARSMLKVYGMTPMEYLLHYRLEQAKKLLLQTAWSVARIAEEIGFNHVSYFSSCFSKKEGISPSNFRNKFTGTEYKPKSL